One region of Pyramidobacter sp. YE332 genomic DNA includes:
- a CDS encoding C69 family dipeptidase, translating into MFFSVLLVLLTLGALLASASAARGCTTMGAGRQATADGSVLVTHSCDGWYDQRLRVIRGGDHAPGETVDIYNVMCHANHPAEPLRKVGSVPQAARTYTYFQIAYPFMNERQVIIGEFTWTGRPELASPQGIFYIENLEALALARCATARDAVRLMGQFAEQYGYADGGETLVVGDPNEAWVFEIVGAGTDWEPGCGRPGAHWAARRIPDDGFFVGANRSRLGVIELAESDALMLGSELTAYPEKQGWWKRGEPFDFSGIFNPEPYGYAFYASRREWRALNLVAPSQQFPVVTCREAYPFSVVPDKKLTVRDLIDVYSDHLEGTEYDLTKGLAAGPFGCPVRWFTPAASRPEGRKTDDWERSIAIYRCAYSFVAQCRGWLPDPVGGVLWFGLGSPDTTVYVPVYCGALDVPAPWSEGKSHVFDRDCAWWAFTLVNNWACLRWDAMYRDIRARRARYEERFFAAQTGFENEIADLCSRGREEEAARRVTEHTCAQMDELCEGWWSFAFELIGKYHDGGVMTPQGAMTTPGYPAEWLERVDFGATSERDLKKLGGQKLSGSFSGISL; encoded by the coding sequence ATGTTTTTCTCCGTTCTTCTCGTCCTTCTGACGCTGGGCGCGTTGCTGGCGTCCGCCTCCGCGGCGCGGGGCTGCACGACCATGGGAGCGGGACGCCAAGCCACCGCCGACGGTTCGGTGCTGGTCACTCACAGCTGCGACGGCTGGTACGACCAGCGCCTTCGCGTGATCCGCGGCGGCGACCACGCGCCCGGCGAGACGGTCGACATTTACAACGTCATGTGCCACGCCAACCACCCCGCCGAGCCGCTGCGCAAGGTTGGCTCTGTGCCTCAGGCGGCGCGCACGTACACCTATTTCCAGATCGCCTATCCGTTCATGAACGAACGTCAGGTCATCATCGGCGAGTTCACCTGGACGGGCCGGCCAGAGCTGGCGTCGCCGCAGGGCATCTTCTACATCGAAAATCTCGAGGCGCTGGCGCTGGCCCGCTGCGCCACCGCGCGCGACGCCGTGCGCCTGATGGGACAGTTCGCCGAACAATACGGCTACGCCGACGGCGGCGAAACGCTGGTCGTCGGCGACCCCAACGAAGCCTGGGTCTTCGAGATCGTTGGCGCCGGAACGGACTGGGAGCCGGGCTGCGGACGTCCCGGCGCGCACTGGGCGGCGCGGCGCATCCCCGACGACGGCTTTTTCGTGGGCGCCAACCGCTCGCGCCTCGGCGTCATCGAACTGGCCGAGAGCGACGCGCTCATGCTCGGCTCGGAGCTGACCGCGTACCCGGAAAAACAGGGCTGGTGGAAGCGGGGCGAGCCGTTCGACTTCTCCGGGATCTTCAATCCCGAACCGTACGGCTACGCCTTTTACGCCTCGCGCCGCGAGTGGCGCGCGCTGAACCTCGTCGCGCCGTCGCAGCAGTTCCCCGTCGTCACCTGCCGCGAAGCCTATCCGTTCAGCGTCGTTCCCGACAAGAAGCTGACCGTGCGGGATCTGATAGACGTTTACAGCGACCATCTCGAAGGCACCGAGTACGACCTCACCAAGGGACTGGCGGCCGGCCCCTTCGGCTGCCCCGTGCGCTGGTTCACGCCCGCCGCGAGCCGTCCCGAAGGGCGCAAAACCGACGACTGGGAGCGCTCCATCGCCATCTACCGCTGCGCGTACAGTTTCGTGGCGCAGTGCCGCGGCTGGCTGCCCGATCCCGTGGGCGGCGTGCTGTGGTTCGGGCTGGGTTCTCCCGATACGACCGTCTACGTGCCGGTCTACTGCGGCGCGCTGGACGTACCCGCGCCGTGGAGCGAGGGCAAGAGCCACGTCTTCGACCGCGACTGCGCCTGGTGGGCGTTTACGCTGGTCAACAACTGGGCCTGTCTGAGATGGGACGCCATGTACAGGGACATCCGCGCCCGCCGCGCCCGGTACGAAGAGCGTTTCTTCGCCGCGCAGACGGGCTTCGAGAACGAGATCGCCGACCTCTGCTCCCGCGGCCGCGAAGAAGAAGCCGCCCGGCGCGTTACCGAACACACCTGCGCGCAGATGGACGAGCTGTGCGAGGGGTGGTGGAGCTTCGCCTTCGAGCTGATCGGAAAGTACCACGACGGCGGCGTGATGACGCCTCAGGGCGCGATGACGACGCCCGGCTATCCTGCCGAGTGGCTGGAACGGGTCGATTTCGGCGCGACGTCGGAACGCGACCTGAAAAAACTGGGCGGCCAAAAGCTCAGCGGCTCGTTCTCGGGCATTTCGCTGTAA
- a CDS encoding response regulator: protein MPEAIDVLIVEDDPMVAAIHRQFIGAVPGFIVAGVVSSGKDALEFLQRHPVRLVILDVFLPGMDGVATLQRIREMNRTVGVIVVSASRDTNTINAVLKAGAFDYVIKPFVFERIQTSLRSFQQLENRLNRGADQIDQKELDKLLQVQQKDTAANDLPKGLNPQTLQQVKNLLGHAASPLSSVETAQALKISRITARRYLEYLVAAGEATLELEYQKVGRPTNRYALRK from the coding sequence ATGCCGGAAGCTATTGATGTGCTCATTGTCGAAGACGATCCGATGGTGGCGGCGATCCATCGCCAGTTTATCGGCGCCGTCCCGGGATTTATCGTCGCGGGAGTGGTCTCCAGCGGCAAGGACGCGCTGGAGTTTTTGCAGCGGCATCCCGTCCGCCTCGTGATCCTGGACGTCTTTTTGCCGGGCATGGACGGCGTGGCCACGCTGCAGAGGATCCGCGAGATGAACCGTACCGTCGGCGTCATCGTCGTGTCGGCGTCGCGCGACACCAACACGATCAACGCCGTGCTCAAGGCGGGGGCTTTCGATTACGTGATCAAGCCCTTCGTCTTCGAACGCATCCAGACGTCGCTGCGTTCGTTCCAGCAGCTGGAAAACCGTCTCAACCGCGGCGCCGACCAGATCGATCAGAAGGAGCTGGACAAACTGCTTCAAGTCCAGCAGAAGGATACGGCCGCCAACGATCTGCCCAAGGGGCTGAACCCGCAGACGCTGCAGCAGGTGAAGAACCTCCTCGGGCACGCCGCCTCGCCGCTGTCTTCCGTTGAAACGGCGCAGGCCCTCAAGATCTCGCGCATCACGGCGCGCCGCTATCTGGAATATCTGGTCGCCGCCGGCGAGGCGACGCTGGAGCTGGAATATCAGAAAGTCGGCCGTCCCACGAACCGTTACGCGCTGAGGAAATGA